The following coding sequences lie in one Candidatus Tanganyikabacteria bacterium genomic window:
- a CDS encoding protein-glutamate O-methyltransferase CheR, whose protein sequence is MAEFKKQVSPLIGIDLDAYKDKQMARRIASLMGRANVQDPDAYLALLRSDPERLQEFIDRLTINVSEWFRNPEHFEILEAQLLPQLLERFGHLRIWSAGCSIGSEIYSVAILLDRLGALDRCELLGSDVDERALEQARAASFRPHEQKGLTPAVTHRYFTRDDAGDVRLTRQIADRVAFDRANLLTDPAPGGCHLTICRNVVIYFHEESKAIIHRSLANSLVPGGILFVGSTERLFNHRRLGFEQVRSFFYRKVH, encoded by the coding sequence TGTCCCCGCTCATCGGCATCGACCTGGACGCATACAAGGACAAGCAGATGGCGCGCCGCATCGCGTCGCTGATGGGCCGGGCCAACGTCCAGGATCCCGACGCCTACCTCGCCCTCCTGCGGAGCGATCCCGAGCGCCTCCAGGAGTTCATCGACAGGCTCACCATCAACGTCTCGGAATGGTTCCGCAATCCCGAGCACTTCGAGATCCTGGAAGCGCAGCTACTGCCGCAACTGCTCGAGCGTTTCGGCCACCTGCGCATCTGGAGCGCCGGCTGCTCGATCGGCTCGGAGATCTACTCGGTGGCCATCCTCCTCGACCGCCTGGGCGCCCTGGACCGCTGCGAACTGCTCGGCTCGGACGTCGACGAGCGCGCGCTCGAGCAAGCTCGCGCCGCCTCCTTCCGGCCTCACGAGCAGAAGGGCCTCACGCCGGCCGTGACGCACCGCTACTTCACGCGCGACGACGCGGGCGACGTGCGGCTCACGCGGCAGATCGCCGATCGCGTGGCGTTCGATCGCGCCAACCTCCTCACCGATCCGGCGCCCGGCGGCTGCCATCTGACCATCTGCCGCAACGTCGTGATCTACTTCCACGAGGAGAGCAAGGCGATCATCCACCGCTCGCTGGCCAACAGCCTGGTACCGGGCGGCATCCTCTTCGTGGGGAGCACCGAGCGCCTCTTCAATCACCGCCGGCTGGGCTTCGAGCAGGTCAGGTCGTTCTTCTACCGGAAGGTGCATTGA